The Alphaproteobacteria bacterium sequence GCCCGCCTCGCTGCCCGCGGTTTCGTCGCCCACGGTTTCGTCGCCGGAGAGCAGCCCCGGCGGCGGAGCGACCACCAGCCGACCGCCGGCCACGTCCACTTCCGGCACCACGGCCAGGGTGAACGGCACCAGCAACGCCTTGCCGTCCGCGGTTTCGCCGAGTTCGAGCGTGTCGCCCGCGCCGAAGTCGTAGACGGCCCGGACTCGGCCGATCCTCGTGCCGTCGCGCAATTCCGCGGCCAGCCCGATCAGGTCGGCATGGTAGAACTCGTCGTTGTCCTCCGGCTCCGGCAGGGCCGCGCGGTCGACATAAAGGCGGGTGCCGCGCAGGGCTTCGGCCCGGTCGCGGTCGCCGACGCCCTCGATGCGCGCCAGCAGCAGGGCCTTGTGCCGGCCCAGCAACTCCACCCGGAAGGTGCGACTGCCGTCGGCGCTGGAAAGCGGGCCGTAGGCGGTGCAGTCCTCCGGCACTTCCGTGAAGGCCTTGAGGCGCACCAGGCCCTTGACCCCGTGCGCGCCGGCCACCGCCGCGACGCACACGCGCGTCCCGGCGTTCGCCGTCTCGCCAGGGTGGCTCTGGTGTTCCGTCATGACCGCCACGGTATCCGAAATCCTGTCCGCTTGCCTGCCGGCAGCAACCCGGCCGATTACTCGGCCGAGGCTTCCTCGCCGGCCTCGGCCTCGCCGCCGGCCGCCGCCGCTTCCTCAGCGGCCTTGCGCCGTTCCTCGGCCTCGCGCAGGCGCTCCTGCGCCTTGGCCTTGGGCTGGCTCTTCTTGGTCTGGTTCGGGATCGCCGGCGCGGCCATCATGCCGGCCTGGGCCAGGAAGCGCTGCACGCGGTCGGTCGGCTGCGCGCCGTGGTCGAGCCAGTGCTGGATGCGATCCTGGAACAGGCGCACCCGGTCCTCGTGATCCTTCGGCAGCATCGGGTTGTAGGTGCCGACGCGCTCGATAAAGCTGCCGTCGCGGGGGGCGGTGGCTTCGGTGACGACGATCCGGTAATACGGCCGCTTCTTCGAGCCGCCGCGGGACAAACGCAGTTTCAAAGACATTCGGGGGTTGATCTCCTCAAGAGGGGTGTTGGCAAAACTTCGCGGTTCGGGCCGGGCTCAGCGCCCGAAGGGAGGCAGGCCGCCGCCACCGCCCATCGGGGGCAGGCCGCCCCCGCCGAGCGGCGGCATCCCACCCGGCGGCATGCCGCCGCCGCCCATGCCGCCCAGAAGGCCGGCCAGGCCCTTGCCGCCGCCCTTCTTCATCTTCTTCATCATCTGCTGCATCTGGTCGTACTGCTTCAGCAGCTTGTTGACCTGTTGCACGTCCAGGCCGCAGCCGGCCGCGATGCGGCGCTTGCGGCTGGCCTTGATGATCTCCGGCCGGCGCCGTTCCTGCGGCGTCATCGACAGGATGATCGCTTCCTGGTGGGCCAGCAGCTTTTCGTCGATCTTGGCGTCGGCCATGGCCTGTTTCATCTTGCCCATCTGCGGCAGCAGGCTCATCAGCCCGCCGAGCCCGCCCATGCGCTTCATCTGCCGCAATTGCGACAGCAAATCCTCCAGGTCGAACCGGCCCTTCTGGACCTTTTTCGCGAGCTTCTCCGCCTCGGCCTGCTCGATGGTCTCGGCGGCCTTCTCCACCAGGCTGACGACGTCGCCCATGCCCAGGATGCGGCCGGCGATGCGGTCCGGGTGGAACACGTCGAGCGCGTCCATCTTCTCGCCGACGCCCAGGAACTTGATCGGCTGGCCGGTGACCGCGCGCATGGAGAGCGCCGCGCCGCCGCGCGCGTCGCCGTCGACGCGGGTCAGCATGATGCCGGTGACGCCCAGGCGCTTGTGAAAGGTCTCGGCGATCTGCACCGCGTCCTGGCCGGTCATGGCGTCGGCGACCAGCAGCACCTCGCTCGGCTGCACCACCTCGCGCACCTGGGCGGCTTCCTGCATCATCGCTTCGTCGATGGTCAGGCGGCCGGCGGTGTCGACCATCAGCACGTCATAGCCGCCCTTGCGCGCGCTATCGAGCGCCCGCTTGGCGATGGCGGTGGGCATTTCGCCGAAGATCGGCGGCACCACGTCCAGGCCGGTCTGCTGGCCCAGTTGCTGCAATTGCTGGATGGCGGCGGGACGGTGCACGTCGACCGAGACCATCAGCACTTTTCTCTTGTCGCGCGTCTTCAGGCGCAGGCCCAGCTTGCCGGTGGACGTGGTCTTGCCCGAGCCCTGCAGGCCGACCATCATCACCACTTGCGGCGGGTTGCCCCGGACGTTGAGTTCCGCCGGCTCGCGGCCCAGCATGTCCACCAGCTGGTCGTGGACGATCTTGATGACCTGCTGGCCGGGCGAGACCGAGCGCAGCACTTCCTGGCCGATGGCGGCGTTGGTGGCCTTGTCGATGAAGGACTTGACCACCGGCAGCGCCACGTCGGCTTCCAGGAGCGCAATGCGGATTTCGCGCATCGCCGCCTTGACGTCGGCCTCCGACAGCGCGCCGCGCTTGCGCAGGCGGTCGAACACATCGCCGAGGCGGCCGGTCAGGCTCTCAAACATGTGCGGGTCCTTCTGCTTTCGGTTGCCGGCGGGTTCCGGTTGCATTGCCGTCCGGGTGAATGCCGTTCTTGTCGACACCATTCCTGCCAATGCAATTCGCGCCAGTGCGCGAACCCTCGCGGACTGACGAAAACGAACCGGGGTTGTATGATCCGATCGGCCGCCCGGGTCAAGCCTTTGTTGCGGCCGGCGGGGGCGAGGCGCCGCGCGCGGCGGCCGATGGCCCGGATTGTCACGGTTCCCGCCCTTGCGAGCGCGTCCGCATCCCCCCATGATACGACCACGTCCGGACGTTTTGGACCCGGCCCGGGCGGCCGGGAGAGGAGTTTCACCATGCGATCGCTCGTCCTCGCCGGAATCGCGTGCCTGGTGCTGTCGGGCCACAGCCTGGCGATGGAGCCCGGTCACGCGTCGCAGATGAAGGCCACGGGCGCCTGCCCCCGGTGCGACCTGAGCGGGATTTCCCTGATCCAGGGGTTTTTTCCGGCGGCCGATCTGCGCGGCGTCAACCTGCGGGAATCGGACCTCAAGGCGATCGACCTCTCCGGGGCGGACCTGAGCGACAGCGACCTGCGCCGCAGCAACCTGGAAAAGTCCAAGCTGGCCGACACCAAGCTGACGAATGCCCGCATAGCCGGGGCGGATATGGAGAAGGCGGTGCTGACCCGCGCCGATCTCGGTCGGGCGGATCTGCGCGAGGTCGATCTCGGCAAAAGCGACCTGCGCGAGGCGGTGTTCGACAAGGCGGACCTGCGCAACGCGCTGATGAAGCGGGCGGACATGCGCAAGGCGCGGTTGGTCGGGACGCGGATCGAAAGCGCCAAGTTGGAGCGCTCGGACTTGAGCGGGGCCAACGCGGTCGGCGCCGATTTCACCAACAGCGACCTGGACCGGGTTCGATTGCTCAACGCCGATCTGCGCGATGCCGATTTCACCGACAGCCGGCTGGAGCGGGCCAATTTCAGCGGCGCGGACCTTCGGGGCGCCACCTTCGACGGTGCCATCCTGCGGCGCACCAATTTCAGCGACGCCAACCTGACCGGCGTGCGCGGCCTGAAGCAGGAGCGGCTGGAAGCCGCCTGTGGCAATCCCGGCACCAAACTGCCGCGCGGGCTGCATCTGCGCCAGTGCGAGCAGGAAACCGAGACGCCGGCCGATATCTCGGTCGGCCCCGATAGCTAGAGGGCGGAGTCTTTTCCCGCTGGCTCACCAACCCAGCTTCCCTGTCCCCGCGGAGGCGGGGACCCATGCCTGAGGGACCAATACAGAGTCCATATCTTGTGAGAAGCTCTCAGGCATGGGCTCCCGCCTCCGCGGGAGAGGGGGCAGGAGAATGGGGCAGCCCGTGCCGAAAACGCGCTAGCCCCGGCCGCGCGGCTCAGGCCGTCTGCGCCTGGAAGCGTCGGGCGCCGTCCTCCAGGGTCACGAACTCCGCGCCCTGTTCCAGCAGGTTCAGGATCAGCCGTTCCAGCATCAGCATGCGGTGGCCGCGGCCGATCACCAGCGGGTGGAAGGTGTAGGTCAGCAGGCCCCAGTCCGTGTTGCGGGTCATGTAGGTGAACTCGTCGGTCCAGTTCTCCAGCACGTTCGAGGCGTTTTGCAGGCCGGGAAACAACCCCTGCGGCGTGCGCAGGTATTCGAAATGGGGGTAGTCGTCCAGCACCCAGGAAATCGGCATTTCCAGCAGGGAGGTTTCCGGTCCGAACTCCATGCCGCGATCGTCGTGCACCACGTCGTTGGCGCGCGCGTAATAGGGCAGCCAGTCGTGCGCCATCATGCTGCTGTCATAGAGAAAGCCGTGCTTCAGCAGCAGGTCCACGGTCTGGTCCGACAGGTCCCAGGCGGGGGAGCGGTAGCCGCGGGCCTTTTGCCCGGTCATTTTCTCGATCAGTTCGTTGCCGCGGACCAGGTGTTCCTCCTCCTCGCCGTCGGCCAGGTTGGCGGGCGGGACATGGGTCCAGCCGTGATGGCCGACCTCGTGCCCCTGGGCGACGATCTCCTCGACCCGGCCCGGATAGGTTTCGAGCGTCAGGCCGGGGATGAAGAAGCTGGCCTTGATGTTGTAGCGGGCCAGCAGCTTCAGGATGCGCGGCACGGCCATGGCGCCGTACTCGCCGCGGCTGATCGCGGTCGGCGTTTTCATGCCGCGGGCGACCAGGGCGGACATGGCGTCGAAGTCGAACGAGAGATTGGCGAGATGGGTCGGCACGGGAGGGGGCCTCCTTGGCGAACGGGACGGGCGCGCGTATCATCTCCGCCACGATCACCCCAGACAAGTGAGGAAGCGCCTGATGGCGGAGGAAATTCTGGTAGGCGACTTGGTTGCCGAATTCTTGCAGGCGGCCGGCGTCACCACCGCGTTCGGCATCGTTTCGGTGCACAACATCCCGATGCTGGACGGCATCGGCCGGCGCAACGCCATCCGCTTCGTGCCGACGCGGGGCGAGATGGGCGCGGGCCATATGGCCGACGCCTATGCCCGTGCCAATGGCGGGCTGGGCGTCGCCATCACCTCCACCGGCCCGGGGGCCGCCAACATCACCGGCCCGCTGATCGAGGCGGTGTTCGCCGGCTCGCCCATGCTGCACCTGACCGGCCAGACCGCCACCGGCAATGTCGACAAGCGCCAGGGCGCGGTGCACGACGTGGCCGACCAGCTCGGCATGCTGGAGAGCACGTCCAAGACCGCCTTCCGCGTGCGCTCGGCCGAAAGCGCGCTGGGCACGCTGATGCAGGCGGCCCGCGCCGCCATGACGCCGCCGACCGGCCCGGTCAGCGTCGAAATCCCGATCGACATCCAGCGCACCAAGATCCCGCGCCCGGAACTGCTGGACCACTTGACCATCGCGCCGCCGGCGCCGGATGCGGGCGACGCGGCCAGCCTCGACCTGATCGCCGACCAGTTGCTGAAGGCGAAGCGGCCGCTGCTGTGGACCGGCAACGGCGCCAAGTTCGCCCGCGATGCGGTGCAACGCTTCATCGACATGGGGATTCCGCTGGTGACCTCCGGCCTCGGTCGCGGCGTCGTGCCGGAGACCGACCCGATGGTGCTGGGCTGCTTCATCGCCGTGCCGCGGGTGGAGGCGTTCTACAAGACCGTCGACTGCATGCTGATCGCCGGCAGCCGCGTGCGCGCGCACGAGACCCGCGACCTGTCGGTGGAACTGCCGGCCAACCGCATCCAGATCGATATCGACCCGGCGGCGAACGGGCGGACCTATGCCACCAACCTGTTCCATGTGGGCGACGCCGACGCGGCCCTGCACGCGCTCGCCGACCGGCTGGAAGGCAAGCTGAACCTGCCTGAGAGCTATCGCGACGAGGTCAAGCAATTGCGGGCCGACGTCCATGCGGACTACAAGAAAACCCTCGGCCCCTATGCGGACTTTGCCGAACAGTTGCGCGCCGCCATGCCGGACGATGCCCTGTTCGTGCGCGACATCACCAAGTCGCACACCACCTGGGGCTATCGCCTGTTCCCGATCCTGTCGCCGGAGACCAACATCTATCCGGTGGGGGCGGCCATCGGGCCGGGCTTCCAGCTCGGCATGGGCGCGGCGCTCGGCGGCGGCCGCAAGACCGTCGCCATGACCGGCGATGGCGGCTTCTTCCTGAATCTGGGCGAGATCTGGACCGCGGTGCAGGAGCGGATCGACTGCTGCATCCTGGTGATGAACGACTCCCAGTACGGCGTCATCAAGGACATCCAGGACGCGCTCTATGGCGAGCGGCACTTCTATGCCGATCCGGTCGGCCCGCCGCTGGACAAGCTGGCCGAACTGGCCGGCCTGCCGTATTTCAAGGTCTCGGACGGGGCCAGGTTCGGTGCCACCGTCGCCGAGGCCCTGAAAGTCAACGGCCCGACCATGGTCGAGGTCGACATGACCGCCATTGGCGACTTCCCGCGCTATTTCGTGCCGCCGCCCTACGCGGCCAAGACCTGACGGCGCTCCCGGCGCTCCCGGCCCCCCCACCGCCCGGCCGCATGACCGGGCGGTGGGGGAGGGGCGCAAGATCAACAAAATACCACAATTGCCTGTCTTCCTACTCTCGTATACCATGCCCATGGTGCTCAGGGAGCAAGGAGGACAGTCGCATGAACCGCATTGGCCCAATCGCTGCCGCGGCGGCATTGTTTGCCGCCGGATCGGCCCAGGCCGTGACGCAAACCGCCGGCTATCTGGAGATCGACGACGCCAACGACAAGGCGACGATCGACATCCAGTTTTTCACGGTCTCCAGCGTCGAGGATATCGAATTCCAGTTCGACATCCGCGATTTTCTCGATCAGCCGATGACCGACACTCTGGCCGCCCGTCTGTGGAGTGTCGATGGCGCCGGCAATCTGGTGGCCGCGCTCGCCTCCGCCGACAATGGCGGCATGGGCTCGTTCCATATGGATCGCTTCGGCGCCGATCGGTTGGCGATCGGCAACTATGCCTTTGTCGTCGGCACGCTGAACCTGGCCATGACCGAATTCCCGCCGTTTCAGGTGGATGCCGGCACGCCCGCCGGAATCCCGTTCGTCGAGTACGAGATTTCGACGACGACGGGCCAGCACGCCCTGGCCTATACCTGCATCCTGGAGGGCAATCTGGACGGTACCGTTACGCAGACCGGCGCCGGCCCCTGCCAGCTGCCGCAGGCGGCTGCCGAGCCGGGCACGCTGGCGGCCATGGGGGGCGGGCTCGCATTGGCCGGGCTGGTGGCCGTGCGCCGGCGGATGACCTGAGGCAAGCGGACGGAGCCGGGTGGCCTCAGGTTTCGCCGAACAGGAAGCTCAGCAGGGTGTAGCGGGTGCCGCGGCGCACCGGCATGACCTGATGCAGCAGCGAGGACGAGAACACCAGCGCCTCGCCCGTGCGCGGGGCGTATTCGGTGCCGCAGAATTCGGGAAAGACGATGCCGCCGCCCTCGTGCGCCTCGGCGTTCAGGTTGACGGAGCAGGCGAAGCGGCGATGGGCCACTTTCGGCTCGGTGTTGTCGCGGTGGCCGTGGGCGGCGCCGACCACGCCCTTGGCCCGGTCCGAGGCCTCGTAGCGGCCGATGCGGAAGCGCTCATAGCGGGTCAGGCGGTAGTGAAACGCCCTATGCACCACCGGCGCCACGCGCGCGAACAGGCGCTCGGCGATGAACTTCGTGGTGTCGGCCGTGACGACCCAATGGTCGACCCGGTCGTTGCGGCCATAGTCCGGGATGCGCATTTTGTAGTCCTGCGTCCGCTTCTGGGTGCCATGGCCGGGCTCGATGAACGTGTTGCCCTGCATGGCGAAAACCGTCAGCAGCCGCTGGCAGTCGGCCGGGCTGAACACGTCGGGCACGAACAGCACCGGCGCCACCGGCCCGGTCTGCACCCGCCAGGCGCGTTCGGGGCGCAGTTTCTCGACAAAGGCGCAGGCGATGTCGCCATGGTCCTCGGCCTCGGCCCCCAGCACCGCCTGCACGTGCCGGTTCGGCCGCAGCAACACGCTGGCGAGCGGCGGCGCGTCGGCCGCCATCAGCGCCGGTGTCAGGGCGCGGGCGGCTTTCAGGTCCGGATCGCAGAGAATGGCGAAGGGCAGGCCCAGCGCGTCCGCCCTGGCCTTGGCGGCGGTCGGCGGCAGCGGCAGGACGACGAAAACCGGGCAATCCAGCTCGGCCAGATGGTCGGCCCAGGCGGCAAGGCGCGCCAGGGCCGCGGCCGTCGCCGGTGCGTCCGCATCGCGCACGAACACGATCAGGCGCGAGCGGCCGGCCAGTGCATCGCCGTCGAGGTTCAGCGGCCGGCCTTCGGCGGTCATGGCCTCGAATGGCGGGAACGGGTCGCCGACCTGGATGCCGGCGCGGGCTGGGACGGATTGCATCGTCATGCCTTTTGGTAGGTGGCGTTCCGGGTCCTCCCGTGGTTATGGTCCATGCGGCGGCGGCGGTCCAGCGTATGCGCCAGCCGGTCCGGCGGCGGCGGAGAGACGATTATGAGCATTTGGGGAAAAATTCTGGGCGGGGCCGCCGGGTTGGCGGTCGGCGGCCCGATTGGCGCGCTGATCGGCGCGGTCGCCGGCCATTTCGCCGTCGACCAGAAAAGCGAATCGCAGCAGCCCCGGGTCGACGAGGGCGTCACCCGTCAGATCGGCTTCACCATCGGCGTGATCGCGCTGGGGGCGAAGATGGCCAAGGCCGACGGCGTCGTCACCCGCGACGAGATCGCCGCCTTTCGCCGGGTGTTCCGCACCGCCCCCGACGAGGAGAAGAACGTCGCCCGCCTGTTCAACCAGGCCAAGCGCGACGTGGCCGGCTTCGAGTCCTACGCCCACCAGCTCTCTCGCATCTTGCACGACAGCCCGTTGGTGCTGGAGCAGGTGCTGGACTGCCTGTTCGTGATCGCCACCGCCGACGGCAAGGTCACGCCGGACGAGCTGCGCTTTCTGGAGCGGGTGGCGGAGATTTTCGGCATCGGCGTGGCGGATTTCGCCCGCATCCGCGAAACCCATATGGGCGCGGACGAGAGCGACCCCTACACGATTCTGGGCGTGGCCCACGACGCGCCGTTGGAGGAGATCCGCGCCCGCCACCGCGATCTGGTGCGCGAGAACCACCCGGACCGGCTGATGGCCCAGGGCCTGCCGCAGGAGGCGATCGACGTCGCCACCGACAAGCTCGCCCGCATCAACGCCGCCTGGGACCAGGTGCGCCGCCAGCGCGGCGCGTAGAGCGGATTCTTTCCCTGCTGGCTTACCAGCCCAGCTTCCCTGTCCCCGCGGAGGCGGGGACCCATGCCTGAGAGACAAATACAGAGCCTGTGTCCTGTGAGAGGTTCTCAGGCATGGGCTCCCGCTTGCGCGGGAGATGGGGCAGGAGAGTGGCTCAACCGGTACCGAAAATGCTCTAAACCGCAGTGCCGTCGGGAAGCGCCGCCACCGTATCCCGGCCGAGCCGGAGGCGAGGGCCGGGACCGGTCGCTCTCGCGAACACCGTCGCAATCCGTGTTCGCGAGAGCGACCGGCCCCGGATCGGCGCTCCGCACCGTCCGGGGTAAATCGGCGTCCCGGAAACCCCCGCCGCGTCCCCGGCGTCAGTGGTGTTTTTCGAGGAAGGGCAGCACGGCCTCGGTGAAGGCGTCGTTCTTGTCGCCCGCCACCATGTGGCCGGCGCCGGCCACGTCGGCGAATTCGGCCTGGGGCACCAGGTCCAGGAATTCCCGCGCCACGGTCTCGCTCACCAGGTCGCTGGAGCCGCCGCGCACCAGCAGGGTCGGGCATTTCAGGCGCCGGGCGGCGGCGATCATGCGCTCCGGGTCGCGGTCCTCCATGCGCTTGTCGGCGTCGGTGACGAAGCGCGGGTCCCAGTGCCAGTAATAGCGGCCGTCGTCGCGCTGGCGCAGATTCTTCATCAGGCCGGAGAGGTCCTTCGGCCGCTTGCGGTGCGGCAGGTAGCTGGCGACGTAGTCGGCGCATTCCTCCAGCGTTGCAAACCCGCTTTCCGCCTTGGCGGCCATGAAGTTGATGATGCGCTCGACGCCGGCGCGTTCCACCCGTGGCGTGATGTCGACCAGCACCAGGGCGGAAAGGATGGCCTCGTCGCACTCGCCCTGGGCGATCAGGGCGGAGATGCCGCCGAGCGAGGCGCCGACCACCGCCGGCGGCACTGGGAAGCCGCGGCAGATGCCCCGCACGTCCTCGGCGAAGTGGTCGATGGCATAGCGTCCCTCGGCGCTCCAGTCGCTTTCGCCATGGCCGCGCTGGTCGATGGTGAAGGCGGTCCAGCCGGCGGCGGCCAGGCGCTCGGCCGCGCCGCCCCAGGCGTGGCGGGTCTGGCCGCCGCCGTGGAACAGCAGCACGGTGTGGTCGCCGTCGCCCCAGCGGTCGGCGACGAGGCGGAGGCCGTCGTCGGTACGGAACTCGGCGGCGACGGGGGTGATGATAGCGGACATGGGCAAGCCTGACGGTCGGGTGAGACGGTACGGGAGCCTCGCAGCCTATCCGGCCCTTCGCGGATGCGAAAGCGAATTAGGGCTCGCCAGGGCCGGGGCAGGCCGGCACACTGGCGCGCATTTCCCTTCCGAGCCCGACGGACCCTTCGCCATGACCGCCCTGCCCCCTTGCGAGCACTTCCTGCTGGAGCGTGACGCCGACTGGCTCACCATCTGGTTCAACCGGCCGGAGGCGCGGAACGCCCTCTCTAAAGAGGTGTCGGCGGAACTGGCCGCCGTGGTCGCGGCGGTGCGCGAGGACCGCAGCCTGCGCGGCGTCACGCTTCGCGGCAAGGGCCGGGTGTTCTGTGCCGGCGGCGACATCAAGGGCTTCCAGAGCGTGTTCCAGGGCGCGGCCATCGCCGGCGGCCTGGGGCTGACCTGCTGCGCCGACGTGGTCGTCGTAACCGAGGACGCGCTGTTCTCCATGACCGAGACGCAGATCGGCATCGTCCCGGCCCAGATCGCGCCCTTCGTGATCGGCCGCATCGGCTTGCCGGCGGCGCGGCGGCTGATGCTGACCGGCGGTCGCTTCCGCGGCGCGGAGGCGCTCAGGCTCGGCCTGGCGGATTATGTGGTGGCGAGCGAGGCGGCGCTGGGCGCGACCGAACTGGAGATCCGCACCGGCGTGCGCTCTTGCAGCCCGGCCGCGAATGCCGAGACCAAGGCGCTGATCATGAGCCTGCCGCGCCTGACGCCGGAGGAGGCCCGCCAGGCCGGCGGCTATGCCTTCGGCCGCTGCATGCTGAGCGCCGAAGGCCGCGAGGGCGTCGCCAGCTTCATCGAGAAGCGCAAGCCCCGGTGGGCGGAGTAAACAGGAGCGGACTCCAACACCCGCTCGCCGCAATCTCCGCCATTGTTGCGGTAGAGTGGTCTGCTGTAATACTATCGATCAACACGACCGTTACGGAGGAAGCCCCGCATGGCCCTCGAAATCCGCCCGCTGCACCCGGTGTTCGTCGGCGAGGTGTCCGGCGTCGATCTGACCCGGCCGCTGAATGCCGACGAGGTGGCCGGGCTCGAAGCCGGCATGGACCGCTATGCGGTGCTGGTCTATCGCGGCCAGGCCATCACCGATGAGCAGCAGATCGCCTTCAGCCAGAATTTCGGCAAGCTGGAACTGCCGGACAACAAGTCGAACATCACCAAGGCAAAGGACCGCCGCCTGCGGGCCGAACTGGCCGATGTCTCCAACCTGAACAAGGAGAACAAGCCCTACGGCCGCGACGACCGCCAGCGCATGTTCAACCTGGGCAACCAGCTCTGGCATTCGGACAGCTCGTTCCGGGCCATTCCGGCCAAGTATTCGCTGCTGTCGGGCCGGCGGATTCCGCCCGAGGGCGGCAACACCGAATTCGCCGACATGCGCGCCGCCTATGACGCGCTCGACGCCAAGACCAAGGACCGGATCGACGATCTGGTCTGCCTGCATTCCCTGGTCTATTCCCGCGGCCTGCTGGGTTTCGACGCGCTGAGTGAGGACGAGAAGGCCAATTTCACGCCGGTGCGCCAGCGCCTGGTGCGCACCCATCCGGTGACGGGGCGGAAGTCGCTCTATCTCTCGGCCCATGCGGGCGCGATCGAGGGCTGGCCGGTGCCGGAGGCGCGCGCCCTGCTGCGCGACCTGACCGAGCACGCCACCCAGCGTGAATTCGTCTATGCCCATGTCTGGCGCCAGCACGATCTGGTGCAATGGGACAACCGCCAGACCATGCACCGCGCGCGGCCGTTTGCGGATACCGAAGAGGTGCGCGACGTGCGCCGCACCACCGTGGCCGGCGACCAACCGACCATCGAGCAGGCCCAAGCCGCCTAGACCGCGGCTGTCTTTGAGGGAAGGACCCCAGCCCATGCCGTTAGACAGCGCCAACGCCTATCAGCACATCACCGTGCACCCGTTCGCCGGCTCCATGGGGGCGGAGATCCGCGGCGCGGACCTCGCCAGCCTGACCGACGCCGTGTTTGCCGAGATCAAGGCGGCCTGGCTCGATCATCAGGTGGTGTTCTTCCGCGACCAGACCATCACGCCGGAACAGCAGATCGCCTTTGCCCACCGCTTCGGCGAGATCCACCATCACCCGTTCATGAAGGGCATGGACGCCTATCCGGACATTCTGGAGATCAAGAAAGAGCCGACCGACACCTTCACCTTCGGCTCGGCCTGGCACACGGATCAGATGTTCAACCCGAAGCCGGCCATGGCGACCATGCTCTATGCGCACGAGGTGCCGAGCGCCGGCGGCGACACGATGTATGCCAACATGTACGACGCCTATGACGCGCTCTCGGACGGCATGAAGACCATGCTGGCGGATGTGAAGGGCTGGTGCGTCGGCAGCAAGGCGGCCGACCGCGGCGCGCGCTATGGCGCCAATCCGGACATGGCGTCGAAGGTGCGCGATCCGGGCGACCTGCAAACGGAAAGCGCCCACCCCATCGTCCGCACCCATCCGGAAACCGGGCGCAAGGCGCTTTATGTCGGCAGCCACGTCAAGCGGTTCGACGGCTTCACCGAGGCGGAGTCGGACGGTTTGCTGAAATACCTGAAGGCGCACTCGATCCGGCCGGAATTCACCTGCCGCGTGAACTGGAAGCCCGGCACGCTGACGCTCTGGGACAACCGGTGCGTCCAGCATTATGCCGTGCCGGACTACAAGGAACGCCGGCGCATGCACCGCATCACCATTTGCGGCGACGTGCCGTTCTGAGGGGCGGTTCGCCGCTCTCGTCCACTCCCGCCGTCATTGCGAGGCCGCGACGCGGCCGTGGCAATCCAGGGTTTCGCGCCGCTGGATTGCCACGCGGGCGTTGCCCGCTCGCAATGACGGTTTTGGTTTGAGAGGGCTTCCATGACCAGCGCATACCAGACCCTGAC is a genomic window containing:
- the rimM gene encoding 16S rRNA processing protein RimM; translated protein: MTEHQSHPGETANAGTRVCVAAVAGAHGVKGLVRLKAFTEVPEDCTAYGPLSSADGSRTFRVELLGRHKALLLARIEGVGDRDRAEALRGTRLYVDRAALPEPEDNDEFYHADLIGLAAELRDGTRIGRVRAVYDFGAGDTLELGETADGKALLVPFTLAVVPEVDVAGGRLVVAPPPGLLSGDETVGDETAGSEAGGDASDGVPDA
- the rpsP gene encoding 30S ribosomal protein S16, producing MSLKLRLSRGGSKKRPYYRIVVTEATAPRDGSFIERVGTYNPMLPKDHEDRVRLFQDRIQHWLDHGAQPTDRVQRFLAQAGMMAAPAIPNQTKKSQPKAKAQERLREAEERRKAAEEAAAAGGEAEAGEEASAE
- the ffh gene encoding signal recognition particle protein — its product is MFESLTGRLGDVFDRLRKRGALSEADVKAAMREIRIALLEADVALPVVKSFIDKATNAAIGQEVLRSVSPGQQVIKIVHDQLVDMLGREPAELNVRGNPPQVVMMVGLQGSGKTTSTGKLGLRLKTRDKRKVLMVSVDVHRPAAIQQLQQLGQQTGLDVVPPIFGEMPTAIAKRALDSARKGGYDVLMVDTAGRLTIDEAMMQEAAQVREVVQPSEVLLVADAMTGQDAVQIAETFHKRLGVTGIMLTRVDGDARGGAALSMRAVTGQPIKFLGVGEKMDALDVFHPDRIAGRILGMGDVVSLVEKAAETIEQAEAEKLAKKVQKGRFDLEDLLSQLRQMKRMGGLGGLMSLLPQMGKMKQAMADAKIDEKLLAHQEAIILSMTPQERRRPEIIKASRKRRIAAGCGLDVQQVNKLLKQYDQMQQMMKKMKKGGGKGLAGLLGGMGGGGMPPGGMPPLGGGGLPPMGGGGGLPPFGR
- a CDS encoding pentapeptide repeat-containing protein, yielding MRSLVLAGIACLVLSGHSLAMEPGHASQMKATGACPRCDLSGISLIQGFFPAADLRGVNLRESDLKAIDLSGADLSDSDLRRSNLEKSKLADTKLTNARIAGADMEKAVLTRADLGRADLREVDLGKSDLREAVFDKADLRNALMKRADMRKARLVGTRIESAKLERSDLSGANAVGADFTNSDLDRVRLLNADLRDADFTDSRLERANFSGADLRGATFDGAILRRTNFSDANLTGVRGLKQERLEAACGNPGTKLPRGLHLRQCEQETETPADISVGPDS
- a CDS encoding polysaccharide deacetylase, whose translation is MSALVARGMKTPTAISRGEYGAMAVPRILKLLARYNIKASFFIPGLTLETYPGRVEEIVAQGHEVGHHGWTHVPPANLADGEEEEHLVRGNELIEKMTGQKARGYRSPAWDLSDQTVDLLLKHGFLYDSSMMAHDWLPYYARANDVVHDDRGMEFGPETSLLEMPISWVLDDYPHFEYLRTPQGLFPGLQNASNVLENWTDEFTYMTRNTDWGLLTYTFHPLVIGRGHRMLMLERLILNLLEQGAEFVTLEDGARRFQAQTA
- a CDS encoding thiamine pyrophosphate-binding protein; the encoded protein is MAEEILVGDLVAEFLQAAGVTTAFGIVSVHNIPMLDGIGRRNAIRFVPTRGEMGAGHMADAYARANGGLGVAITSTGPGAANITGPLIEAVFAGSPMLHLTGQTATGNVDKRQGAVHDVADQLGMLESTSKTAFRVRSAESALGTLMQAARAAMTPPTGPVSVEIPIDIQRTKIPRPELLDHLTIAPPAPDAGDAASLDLIADQLLKAKRPLLWTGNGAKFARDAVQRFIDMGIPLVTSGLGRGVVPETDPMVLGCFIAVPRVEAFYKTVDCMLIAGSRVRAHETRDLSVELPANRIQIDIDPAANGRTYATNLFHVGDADAALHALADRLEGKLNLPESYRDEVKQLRADVHADYKKTLGPYADFAEQLRAAMPDDALFVRDITKSHTTWGYRLFPILSPETNIYPVGAAIGPGFQLGMGAALGGGRKTVAMTGDGGFFLNLGEIWTAVQERIDCCILVMNDSQYGVIKDIQDALYGERHFYADPVGPPLDKLAELAGLPYFKVSDGARFGATVAEALKVNGPTMVEVDMTAIGDFPRYFVPPPYAAKT
- a CDS encoding redoxin domain-containing protein, with amino-acid sequence MQSVPARAGIQVGDPFPPFEAMTAEGRPLNLDGDALAGRSRLIVFVRDADAPATAAALARLAAWADHLAELDCPVFVVLPLPPTAAKARADALGLPFAILCDPDLKAARALTPALMAADAPPLASVLLRPNRHVQAVLGAEAEDHGDIACAFVEKLRPERAWRVQTGPVAPVLFVPDVFSPADCQRLLTVFAMQGNTFIEPGHGTQKRTQDYKMRIPDYGRNDRVDHWVVTADTTKFIAERLFARVAPVVHRAFHYRLTRYERFRIGRYEASDRAKGVVGAAHGHRDNTEPKVAHRRFACSVNLNAEAHEGGGIVFPEFCGTEYAPRTGEALVFSSSLLHQVMPVRRGTRYTLLSFLFGET